The following proteins come from a genomic window of Lolium rigidum isolate FL_2022 chromosome 5, APGP_CSIRO_Lrig_0.1, whole genome shotgun sequence:
- the LOC124653193 gene encoding uncharacterized protein LOC124653193 produces MWHTVPGKYFGLRAEISIWASPNQTESQESGASLQIYCQDGGHYNMIEAGFHVSPSLYHNTEVHFFTYWTKDSKSAGCYNLQCPGYVPTTGAALVPGQVVTPPSSYGVQDRYIRLSLNKDPNSGDWVVYRHDLETPSFLGYFPIGFCSKMPVIEALIGFVNYFNNTHGPPMGSGHLPNMENSDKKIAYFKHIKKYNSGGHTYDPILLDMRDLADRPDCYKQDTLSLALARGYVFYYGGPSGCIG; encoded by the exons ATGTGGCACACGGTTCCAGGAAAATACTTTGGTCTTCGTGCTGAAATTAGTATATGGGCTTCACCAAATCAAACAGAGTCTCAAGAATCTGGAGCATCCTTACAGATCTATTGTCAAGATGGAGGACACTACAACATGATTGAAGCTGGATTTCAC GTTTCACCCTCTTTGTACCATAATACAGAGGTTCACTTCTTTACATATTGGACG AAGGACTCCAAGTCAGCCGGCTGCTATAACTTGCAGTGCCCAGGTTATGTTCCTACAACGGGAGCTGCACTAGTGCCTGGGCAAGTCGTTACTCCTCCATCAAGCTATGGTGTGCAAGACCGTTACATCAGGCTTAGCCTTAATAAG GATCCAAACTCTGGAGATTGGGTGGTGTACCGGCATGATTTAGAAACCCCGTCGTTCTTGGGTTATTTCCCTATAGGGTTTTGCTCCAAAATGCCAGTTATAGAAGCATTGATCGGATTCGTGAATTATTTCAATAATACACATGGTCCTCCAATGGGTAGCGGACACCTTCCCAATATGGAGAATAGTGACAAGAAAATTGCTTACTTCAAACATATTAAGAAATACAACTCCGGCGGTCATACTTATGATCCAATCTTACTTGACATGAGGGATTTAGCTGACAGGCCAGACTGTTACAAACAAGATACTCTTAGTCTGGCTCTTGCTAGGGGATACGTGTTTTACTATGGTGGACCAAGTGGATGTATTGGTTGA